In Staphylococcus saccharolyticus, one genomic interval encodes:
- the elxI1 gene encoding epilancin biosynthesis-related protein ElxI1: MSLLTKTLDALASVCVALLFTKYFIHYANDMFDWHLRWYFLENIPHLALILFILTFIFAVPSEMIKDKEKKLSSIVLILLYVLSHN, translated from the coding sequence ATGAGCTTATTAACAAAAACATTAGATGCCTTAGCAAGCGTGTGCGTAGCTTTATTATTTACAAAGTACTTTATACATTACGCAAATGATATGTTCGATTGGCACTTAAGATGGTATTTCCTAGAAAATATTCCTCACCTAGCACTAATACTATTTATTTTGACATTTATTTTCGCGGTACCTTCTGAGATGATAAAGGACAAAGAGAAAAAATTGAGTAGCATTGTTTTAATACTACTTTATGTTTTAAGTCACAATTAA
- a CDS encoding stage II sporulation protein M → MPTSVPRGILFGFILRINLDKGIPIIIASMPHPFIEIFAYCLLASALYKLNPAITRKVSNIFRTNKKSNISFKSTFTNFLKIYIFLALPLCIIAAFLETYV, encoded by the coding sequence ATTCCTACTTCTGTACCTCGAGGTATTTTATTCGGCTTTATTTTACGTATTAATTTAGATAAAGGAATCCCTATTATCATTGCTTCAATGCCACATCCATTTATTGAAATATTTGCTTATTGTCTTTTAGCAAGTGCTTTATATAAATTAAATCCCGCCATTACTCGAAAAGTTTCAAATATTTTTAGAACAAATAAAAAATCAAATATATCATTTAAATCAACGTTTACTAATTTTTTGAAAATATATATTTTTTTAGCATTACCATTATGTATAATAGCTGCATTCTTAGAAACATATGTGTGA